The proteins below come from a single Zea mays cultivar B73 chromosome 8, Zm-B73-REFERENCE-NAM-5.0, whole genome shotgun sequence genomic window:
- the LOC103635347 gene encoding putative formamidase C869.04 — translation MASMLEKIDEMLLLAVYKKVCTSLGASRRRWAPKPFVARSFKPPTTYSKPTPPRVMIGPVSSLSEPSPGPPSPSSSPSPAASSRKAIWYFEGIYAYSPQIPGVRFPGLTHPGIVGTAPSAKLLNVWNEREKRLAETSPQTLKLFEVLHQRPLANLPTPENCLLGKIQEGTAGWHKVANEAARTIPGRENGGNCDIKNLSRGSKVYLPVFVEGANLSTGDMHFSQGDGEVSFCGAIEMSGFLELNFFQGFIPLIHPSKTKFSAAVVLL, via the exons ATGGCGTCGATGCTGGAAAAGATAGACGAGATGTTGCTGCTCGCCGTGTACAAGAAGGTGTGCACGTCGCTGGGCGCTTCTCGACGGCGCTGGGCTCCCAAACCCTTTGTCGCGCGCTCGTTCAAGCCGCCTACTACCTACTCAAAGCCTACGCCTCCGCGCGTCATGATCGGGCCCGTGTCGTCGCTGTCGGAGCCTTCACCTGGGCCACCATCGCCTTCCTCGTCGCCATCTCCGGCAGCTTCCTCTAG GAAGGCCATCTGGTATTTCGAAGGAATCTATGCGTACTCCCCTCAGATACCAG GTGTTCGTTTCCCAGGATTAACCCATCCTGGTATAGTGGGAACTGCACCGTCAGCCAAACTTCTTAATGTATGGAATGAGAGGGAGAAAAGATTGGCCGAGACAAGCCCACAGACCCTTAAACTGTTTGAAGTGCTACACCAGAGGCCCCTTGCCAATTTACCGACCCCTGAGAACTGCTTACTTGGAAAG ATTCAGGAGGGGACTGCTGGATGGCACAAAGTGGCGAATGAAGCAGCCAGGACTATTCCGGGAAGGGAGAATGGTGGTAATTGTGACATAAAAAACCTAAGCAGAGGTTCCAAAGTTTATCTGCCAGTATTTGTCGAAGGAGCGAATCTTAGCACCGGTGATATGCACTTCTCTCAGGGCGATGGTGAAGTTTCGTTTTGTGGAGCAATTGAAATGAGTGGATTCCTTGAGCTCAA CTTCTTCCAGGGATTCATACCTTTGATCCATCCATCAAAAACAAAGTTCAGTGCAGCGGTGGTTTTGTTGTAA